From the Oryzias latipes chromosome 22, ASM223467v1 genome, one window contains:
- the nfkbia gene encoding NF-kappa-B inhibitor alpha, which produces MDLHRNTVLNQMDYSEDPKEVKSSQLTEDRLDSGIDSLKEEEYQAVAAEIHRLQLDCEHKQPAAVTGEPLQEWQTQITEEGDTLLHLAIIHEAKDFTQKMINMTKNTDFLNAQNDLRQTPLHLAVITNQPDVCYGLIVSGCNITVVDNNGDTPLHIACRHGNLHCFSAITQNCRPEQLHTAMATWNYNGQNCLHLASIYGFLLLVEKMVDLGADINTREQHNGRGALHLAVDQQNLCLVKLLLKKGADPNLLTSGGYTPYHLTYGLDNCDIRKELHPLTHPDLRELPDSDSENSEEDSDEEFDEGVMYDDIKLNGH; this is translated from the exons ATGGACCTCCATCGGAACACTGTGTTAAACCAAATGGATTACAGTGAAGATCCGAAGGAGGTGAAGTCGTCTCAGCTGACGGAGGACCGCCTCGACAGCGGCATAGACTCGCTGAAAGAGGAGGAGTACCAGGCTGTGGCGGCCGAGATCCATCGCCTCCAGTTGGACTGTGAGCACAAACAGCCCGCCGCCGTAACCGGAGAGCCGCTGCAGGAATGGCAAACACAGATCACGGAGGAAGGGGACAC GCTGCTTCACTTGGCTATCATCCACGAAGCCAAAGATTTCACCCAAAAAATGATTAACATGACAAAGAACACAGACTTCCTCAATGCGCAGAATGACCTGAGACAG aCTCCCCTCCACCTAGCGGTTATAACTAACCAGCCAGATGTGTGTTACGGCCTCATCGTGTCGGGCTGTAACATCACAGTGGTGGACAACAATGGGGACACACCTCTTCACATTGCTTGTCGTCACGGCAACCTGCATTGTTTCAGTGCTATTACACAGAACTGCCGCCCAGAGCAGCTACACACGGCGATGGCGACCTGGAACTATAATG GTCAAAACTGTCTTCACTTGGCTTCCATTTATGGTTTCCTGTTGCTGGTTGAGAAAATGGTGGATCTCGGGGCTGACATAAACACGAGG GAGCAGCACAATGGTCGTGGTGCGCTGCATCTTGCTGTAGACCAGCAGAACCTCTGCCTGGTCAAACTGCTGCTAAAAAAAGGGGCAGACCCCAACCTTCTGACCTCTGGAGGCTACACCCCGTACCACCTCACCTACGGCTTAGACAACTGCGACATCAGAAAAGAGCTGCACCCGTTGACCCATCCTGATCTGAGGGAACTTCCCGACAGCGACTCTGAGAACAGCGAGGAAGATTCAGACGAGGAGTTCGATGAGGGG GTTATGTATGATGACATCAAGTTGAACGGGCATTAG